Below is a window of Myxococcus guangdongensis DNA.
CCCGACGGCGCGTAGAAGGAGTAGCTCAGCGCCACCCGTCCCCAGCTCCCCTTCACGTGGTAGTCCAGCTCCACGCCCCGGCTGCCGAGTCGTCCCAGGTTGCGGTACGCCTCCTCGTTCGCCACCGCGTCGTACGAGTAGATGATGGGGTCGGAGACGCCCACGTCGAAGGCGTTGGCGCTCAGCGCGTGGCCCTCGCCCAGTCGCAGCGTGCCCTCCAGCTCGTACACCGTGGTGCGCTCGGGCTTCACGTCCGCGCCCAGGCTGATGTTCTCGATGCCCGGCGCGCGGAAGGCGCGGCTGAACAGCGCCTTGCCGCTGAACGGGCCGAAGGCGCGCAGGAGCACCAGGCGCGGGACGAAGGAGCTGCCGAAGTCGCTGTGGTTCTCGTAGCGCGCGCCCGCGACCACCGTGGCGATGGGGTTCTCCGAGAACGCCTCCACGAAGCCCGCGACGTTCAGGTACGAGACGCTCGTCGCGCCGTCCGCGCCGAAGGCCGTCTGCAGGCCCACGTCCGCGGGCCCCTCGAGCCGGCCCTGGTCCGACGCCACGTCCACGCCGCCGGTGAGCTGCAGGTAGTCCAGCGCCGCCCAGCGCGCCATCGTCCGGCCGCGCAGCCGCATCACCCGCTTCTCGTAATAGAACTCCGAGCCCTGGTCCGTGTCGCGGAACGGCTCGGCGAGCGTCAGGTTGAAGCGGGGGATGATCTCCACCCGCTCGCTCGGGCGGAAGCGGTTGCTCAGCTCCGCGTGGAAGGACTCGAAGTCGGTGGGCGCGGGCGCGTCCAGCACCTCGTCGAAGGCGACGATGGCCGACGTGGAGAAGCGCTGGTACAGCACGCTCAGCTGGAGGTCCCGGTAGCCCACGCCCGCTTGCACCGTGGTCGGGTCCAGCTTCGTGTTGCCGCCCATCTGCGCGGTGTTGCCGAAGAAGTCCTCGAAGCGCCCGTCGCTCCGCTGGCCCTGGCCCAGGGACGCGGAGGCGAAGACGCTCAGGCCCGGCGCGGACTCGAACACCTTGCGGCCCGACAGCGTGAGGCTGCGCCGCCCGTTGACCGACTCCAGCTGGCCATAGGTGCCCGACACCATCAGGTCCGAGCTGCCCTGCACGCCCCGGGTGATGACGTTGATGACGGCCAGCTCCGCGTTGCCGCCGTAGATGACCGAGCCGGGCCCGCGCACCACCTCGATGCGCTCGATGAGCTCCACGGGCAGCTCGTTGCCCAGCTGCATCGTCGAGTAGAGCTGCTCGTTGAGCTCCTTGCCGTCGACGACGAGCAGCACCTTGCCCTCGTAACCCCACAGGCCGCGGAATCCCGGCCCCACCGTGCCCTGCGTGTCCACGCCGAAGAAGAAGCCCGGCACCTGGAGCAGCACGTCCATCAGGTCGCGCGCGCCCGAGTCACGAATCTCCTCCGCCGTCAGCGACGTCACCACCGCGGGCGAGTCGCGCAGCCGGGTGATGGCGAACGAGGCCACCTGGCTGTGCACGTCCGACTCCCCATCCAGCGGCAGCTCCTCCTGCGCGCGGGCCTCGGGCGTGGGCTCGGGCGTGGGCGCGGGCTCCTCCCACTGCGCGAGGGCGGGAGACGCGCACAACAGCAGCGAGAGCAGACTGGGGCGGAGCCGATGACGGCGGACCATGGGAACCTCCAGGCAATGACGGGGCGTGGGCGTCCCAAGGCCCTCGTCAGACATTCGGAATGGGAAGCGGTGCGGGGAACGAGCGGCTTCAGCGCACCCGGACGGCGACACGACGGCCTGCTTCGACCTCGACGCTCATGCGACGCTTCACCTCGCCGTTGACGCGGACCTCCACGCGGGCCGGGCCGGCGGGGAGGTTCTGGGCGACGAGAGGTGGAAAGCCATAGGGGCGGTTGTTGACCCAGACCTCGCCGTAGAGCGACGGGGAGGTGATGTCGAGCTCACCCCGTCCCGTCGCCTCGGCCTTCACCGCCACGGGCGCGGCGGCGGCGGTCGTGGGCGGCGCCTCGGGAGGCGGCGGCGGCGCGGCGGGCGTCGTGCTGGCCACCGGGCGCGTCGGGGCGGGCGGCGCGAGCTGCTCGCTCACGTCCCGGTTGAGGGAGTGCACGCCGTCCTCCTCCAACACCACCGTCTCCTCCATCAACCGACGCTCTCCTTGTGCGAGCGCCACCCGGTAGGTGCCCGGCCGCAGCGGCAGCCGCGCGGGCGTCATGTCCACCGCCTTGCCATCCACCTGCACCACCAACCCCGGGGGCGTGGAGGTCACCAGCAAGAGTCCGTTGCGCGGCTCCTCGAGCACCTCGGGCGGCTCCTCCTTGGCGTGCGGGGTCGCGCGAGAGGGGTTGGTGCGCGTGGGCTTCGCGCGCGGCGGTGTCCGCGTGACGGTGGGCTCTCGCGCGGGCTTGGTGGGCTCGACGCGGCCCCGGTCGCGCTCACGCGACTGGAGGTCCGTGGCGATGCGCAAGAGTTCGACCAGGTCGCCGCCGGGGGTCCTGCGCAGGCTCAAGGCCTCGGTGAACTCGCGCACGGCGATGTCGTAGTCGCGGTCCTCCAGCGCGGCGAGCCCCGCGGCGCGGCGAGCGCGGGACAGCCCCTCGTTCGCGTCCTCCGACGGCGGCGCGGGGGCGGCGACGGGCGGCGTGGGGGTGGTGGTTCCCGAGACGGGTGGGGGAGGAGGCACGTCCGACGCGCGGCGCTTGCGCACCACCACGTACGCCATGGCGTTGATGGCGAGCGTTCCGACGACGATGACGGCAATCCAGGTCTTCTGTTTCATCCGCTTCTCGGTCTCACCGCGCGCGCCGCGTCCACCCCGGCGCGAAGGCCGTCACCCTCAGGCGACGAAGTACCAGAACAGGGCACTGGCACAGACGGCGGCGCCGACAGTCAAGACGACGGGCCAGGGAAAGGGCGGCTCGCTCACGGGCAAAGGCCCGGGAGGCGGACTGTGCACCGTGGCCGACGTGCGCTCCTCCACCGGAGGTCCCGGACGCACGCCCGGCAAGTCGTCCAGGGGGGACATGTGGCCGGAGGACATTCCGCTGCCGGAGGCCCCGCTGAAGGCGGCCAGCGCCGCGCCCGTGTTCCCGGGCCGGTCCGCGGGGAACAGCGACGTCACCAGCGCCGCCAGCTCACGCCCGCCCGACGTCCAGTTCTGCGACGCGCGGAAGCGCTCCAGGTCCATCGCCAGCTCGCGAGCGCTCTGGTAGCGCGCGTCCGGCTCCTTCTCCAACAGCCGCAGGATGATGCGCTCCAGCTCCGGCGCGAAACCCGGTGACACCTGTGATGGACGCGTCACCTGCACCTGGGTGGCGGCGACGATGGTCTGCTCCACCGTCTCGCGCTTGAACAGGCGTTTGCCGGTGGAGGCCTCGTAGAGGACGATGCCCAGCGAGAACAAATCCGAGCGGTGGTCCAGCTCCCGGTTCGTTATCTGCTCCGGGGACATGTACGCGTACTTGCCCTTCACCACCCCCACGCTGGTGCGCTCCACGTTGACCGCGCTCTTCACGATGCCGAAGTCCGCCAGCTTGACGATGCCGTCACGCGACACGAGCACGTTGCCCGGCGTCACGTCCCGGTGCACCAGCTTCAGCGGCGTGCCGTCCGGCAGCGTCTTCGAGTGCGCGTACGCCAGCGCGTCCGCCACCGCGATGCCCACGTCCACCGCCACCCGCTGCCCCAGGGGGAAGGCCGACTTCCACGAGTGCCGCAGCACCCGGTCCAACGACTGACCTTGGATCCACTCCATGGCCAGGTAGTACTGGCCATCAATCTTCCCGAAGTCGAAGACCTGGACGATGTTCGGATGCGTCAGCAGCGCGGCCACCTTCGCCTCGTCCGCGAACATCCGGCTGAACGCCTCCAGATTGGCGTACTCCGGCAGCACCCGCTTGATGACACACGGCTTGGAGAAGCCGTCCGGACCGTCGATGGAGGCCAGGAAGATGTGCGCCATCCCCCCCGCGGCGAGCCGCTGGAGGATTCTGTACTTCCCGAAGAAGACCTCTTCCACGGGGGCCGGCACTGGCACGTCGAGCCTGTCCAACTGTCGCCTCAGGAAAAAGCTGTAAGGCGAGAAAGATACATTCCGTCTGACTACCCCTCAAGTTCATGACTTTCTGGGTATCAGGTAACAGTCGTATCAAGCGCCTCGGACCCGGTGGGTCATTCGCCGCGAGGTTTGCGGCGGCTCTTGCGACGGGGTTTGCGTCGGGCGGGGGGCGGCTTGGTCACCTCGGCGAAGCGCGCGCCGCTGACGCCCGCGTGCTCGAGGGCCTGTTTGATGCCCTCGGAGACGATGAGGCTGACGGGCCAGCCCCAGGTGCGCAGGACGCGGGCGCCGCCGGTCTTCTCCGGGTCGATGCGCAGGCCCCGCACGGTGCGGTAGTGGCCCACGCGCTCGGGAGGGGCGTCCTGGGCGGTGTAGTGGGCGACCTCCGCGCAGCCGCGCTCGTCGATACAGCGCATCAGCCGGGTCGCGACGAGGATGAAGTACGGCTCGCGCTCGCCCTCCACCTCCACGGGGAGCAGCTGCACGTCGTCCGGGGCCAGCTCCCGGAAGACGGAGGCCACGGTGGCGTGGACCACGGGGGTGAGCCCCGCACCGGCCAGGGAGAAGTCCAGGGGCCGGCCCGGGGGCTGGACGGTGAGCTTCAGCCGTCCCCGCTGGCGCACCGGCGCGCCCGCGGTGAAGAACCAGACGGAGTCCATCTTCCGCCCGTCCACGGACACCGGGTCGCTCAGCTCGCGACGGGCCGGGTTGCGGAAGTCGTCGTGCAGGTCGAAGTAGCGGGCGGCGTGGGCCGCCCTCGGGGGAGCTCGCCGCGCGGCGGACGCACGGCGGGGCCTGTCCGGGGTCTCCTCGGAAGGTGCCGCGCCGACGCGTGGAGTCCCTTCGGGGGAGGCCGGACCCGGAATGCGCCGCGCGAGCAGTCGGAGCGCCTGGGTGAGCCGCCTGAACATCCGCCGATGTTACTTCGCACCTCCCGGGTGAGGGCGAGCGGAACGTGAGGGCCCCTGCTCGCGCGCCTCCCCGGCCACCAGCCTGGGGCGCCTACCAGGAGGTGTGGTGCGCGTAGCGGCCCGCGCGGGTGTCCAGGCTGAGGAAGGAGAACTGGCCCTCCGAGCAGGTGCCGCTGTTGAGGAACAGGCGGCTGCCGTGCTCCACCTTCATGCCCAGGTGGGTGTGGCCGGTGACGACGACGTCCGCCTCCTGCTCGTGGGCGCGCGCCAGGGCCCAGCGCTGGAAGGTGCAGCGCTCCGGGTCCGACGCCGCGTGTGTCAGCCGGACGTCCAGCGCCTGGAACATGCGGAACATCGCGTGCAGCCGCATGCGCCGGAGCCACGCGCCCGTCCACACCGCGGCCTCCGACAGCCAGCGCGCCTTGCGGATGACCCAGTCGTGGTGGTGGCCGTGGGTGAAGAGCATCCGCACCCCGTCCGCCTCCAGGACGAGCTGCTCGGGGGCGCCCAGCACCGTGCCCGCCACCAGGTCGTGGTTGCCGTGGATGTAGTGGTACTGGGGCTGGGAGAAGCGCTGGACCAGCTCCGGATGGGCGGCGCGAGCGGCCGCCAGCTCGGCCGCCTGCCGGCCTGGAGTCTTGGAGGTGAGCGTCTCGAAGATGTCCCCCAGCAGGACGATGCGCTCGAAGTCGCCCTCCAGCCCGCGCAGGAAGCGCAGGAAGGCCGTGTCCTCGTGGCCGAAGTGGTCCGCCGCGTCGCGTCTGCCCAGGTGCAGGTCTGAAATCACCGCGATGTGCATGGCGTGTCCCTATTCCTCCCACGTTGCAAGGTCGAGGCCCGTCACATCCCGGCGGCTTCGGACGTGACGTCCTGGAGGGCCCGGTCCGGCCCCGGGTGTGCCCCGCAAGGCTGCGCACGCGCCCCGCGTTCCGCCACGAAATCCGCGGGGCGGCTCTCACCGCGCGGATGTCACACGCCTCCGGGACTTTTTCCCGGCACCCCCGCGCTTCGATTTGCATTCGTGTCGTGTGGACACTAAGAATGGTGTCTGAACAACACGAAGTGGCGAATGTTCGAGGGGCGGACCCGATGGTCATCGGCTACATGAAGGCGGCACCGACGTCGTACGTGATGCAGTTCGAGGGCGGGCGGGTGGTGCGGGAGGGGGCGGGGCTGTCGTTCTTCTACTGGAAGCCGTCCGCGACGCTGGTGAGCGTGCCCCTGTCGAGCGCGGACGTGCCCTTCGTGTTCAACGAGGTGACGCGGGACTTCCAGGCGGTGACGCTGCAGGGGCAGCTGACGTACCGGGTGGCGGACGCGCGCAAGCTGGCGGGGCTGTTGGACTACTCGTTGGCGGCGTCGGGGCGCTACCGCTCGGACGACCCGGAGAAGCTGCCGGAGCGGCTGGTGCAGGTGGCGCAGGTGCGGGCGCGCACGGTGGTGCAGGGGCTGAGCTTGCGCGAGGTGCTGGTGAGCGCGCAGACGATTGAGGACCAGGTGCTCTCGTCGCTCGCGTCGGCGGAGCCCATCCGCGCGCTGGGGGTGGAGGTGATGGCGTTCTCGCTGCTCTCCGCCAAGCCGACGCCGGAGATGGCGCGGGCCCTGGAGGCCGAGGCGCGCGAGGGGCTGCAGCGCCACGCGGACGAGGCCATCTACGCGCGCCGCAACGCCGCGGTGGAGCAGGAGCGGCGCATCAAGGAGAGCGAGCTGGCGACGGAGCTGGCCGTGCAGGAGCGCCAGCGGCAACTGCGTGAAGCGAAGATGGCGGCGGACATCGCGGTGGAGGAGCAGCGCGCGGCGCTGATGGAGCGCTGGACGCAGAACGAGAAGCAGGCCGCGGACGCGCGCGCCTACGCGCTGGAGAAGACGCTGGCCCCCGTGCGCGGCGTGGACTGGAAGACGCTGATGGCCACCTCGGCGAGCGGCGGGGACCCCGCGCTCAACATCGCGCTCGCCTTCCGGGAGATGGCGGAGAACGCCCAGCGCATCGGCGAGCTGAACGTGTCGCCGGACCTGCTCCACTCGCTGATGAGCGCCGGTGGAGGAAGCAGGCCCCCGCAGACCACCGCCCCGCGCGCGCCGACGCCGCCCGCCCGCGAGCGCTGAAGCCAGGAGGGGAGGGCACGCCATGTTCGAGAAGATTCTCCTGGTCACCCGCCGCACGCGGCTGGCGGGGTTGGTGGAGCGCTTCAACACGAAGAAGCAGGCCAAGTTCTACGTGGAGAACGCGGGACAGGACTTCGACGAGTTCGAGCGCGAGGACGCCTCCTACGCGCGCGCGGTGGACCGGCTGCGGGACTCCCTGGACGTGGGGCTGCCGGTGCAGCAGGTGGACCGGAGCCTGGTCCCCACGTTCCTCTTCACCGGGAAGGAGATTGTGGTCGTCGCCGGGCAGGACGGGCTGGTGGCGAACGTGGCCAAGTACGTGGGGGAGCAGCCGCTGGTGGGCGTGAATCCGGACCCGGATCGCTTCGACGGCGTGCTCCTGCCCTACGAAGTCCCGGGCGCCAGGGCCGCGGTGCGCAAGGTGCTGGACGGCAAGGCGCGCACGCGGGGCGTCACGCTCGCGGAGGCGCGGCTGGAGGACGGGCAGCGGCTGCTCGCGTTCAACGACTTGTTCATCGGCGCCAGGACCCACGTGTCGGCGCGCTACCGGCTGAGCCACGGGGGGCAGGAGGAGGCGCAGTCGTCCAGCGGGGTGCTGGTGTCGACGGGGGCGGGCTCCAGCGGGTGGCTGTCCAGCGTCTTCACGCTGGCGCGCGGGCTCACCGCGCGCACGGGCGGGGTGCCGGGCGAGGCGTGGCGGCTGTCGTGGGAGGAGCCCCGGCTGGCCTTCGTGGTGCGCGAGCCCTTCGTCAGCCGCAACTCGGGCGCGGAGCTGGTGGGCGGCTTCGTCACGGCCGAGGAGGAACTGGTGCTGGAGTCGCGGATGCCGTCGGGGGGCGTCATCTTCAGCGACGGGATGGAGGAGGACTTCCTCGCGTTCGGCGCGGGGGCCCGCGCCCACATCCGTCCGGCGAAGCAGCGCGCGCGACTGGTGATGGCCTGAGGCCGCGCGCGCCGGGCTCCGGGTCAGGTCACCGTCACTTCGATGTCGGGGCAGTCCACCGCGGTGTCGTGGAACTCGCCGTTGAGGGCGGGCACCTTCGCCGCGTCCGTGGTGACGTCCATCAACTGGCCCACGAAGTGGATGCGGTAGGTGCCCGGCGTCTGGATTCCGTACGCCTGCGCCACGTCGACGCCGCGCTCCTCTGACGCGCCCGGGGCGAGCGTGGCGTAGGAGGACGCGTCCGGCGGCCCGCGCTTGACCATGGGCCCCATGTAGGACTGGTCCGCGGCGGAGCCGGTGAGCGTCACCTTGAAGATGTCGTTGCGGATGCCCTCCAGCGGCGTGTGCCACTTGAGCACGTACACCGGCTGCGCGGAGGTGTTGGTGAGCTTGAAGAGCACCTCCACCGGCTCGCCCGCCTTCACCTGGGCGGGCGCGCTCAGCGAGCACTCCAGCGTCTTCTTCGCCATGGCCGTCGTCTCCTCGGGCCGCCCATCCGCGGGCGGCGCTGACTCTTCCTTGCGCGCCGCGCAGCCCGCCGCGGCGATGGCCGCGGTCAGCAGCGCGATGCGACCTGCGTGTCCGTGCTTCATGTGTTGGACCTCCGCCCTTCGCTCAGGGAGCGCGGGAGCGCGCCCCCGACAAAAAGAAAGCGGGGACGCCCGGCCGCGCCCCCGCTCCCCCTTCACATCATGTCAACGGCGTGCTGTCACGGCAGCGCGGGCGTGTTCTCCGCGAAGTACTCGTGGCTGTCCGCGTTGTCGCGGGCGCGCGCGGAGTTGGAGCTGGTGAGGCTGCGGCAGGCGCTCTGGCCGTACGCGTGGTCATCCGTGTCCGCCACCACGGTGAAGTGGCTCATCTCGTGGACCAGCGTGCCGCCCTTGGAGTCGGTGCCGGACATGGGCGCGCTCCAGAAGGCGTTGCACACGTAGATGCGGTAGTGCCCGTTCTTGTAGACGTACGCGTAGGCGCTGTCCGTGCACGCGCAGTCGACGATGACGCTCTTCGTGTCGAACGCGTTCTTGATGGAGGCGAAGTGCGCCTTGATGAGGTTCACGTTCGTCGCGTTGTTCGGACCGAACCAGGTCGTGAAGCGCGAGCCGATGGTGCCGTTGAGGTAGTTGACGGCGCCGTTCGTCATCGACTGCGCGGTGCTGAACGCCGTCGTCACCGTGGAGGCCGGGCGCGAGCCCGTGCAGCTCGACGTGGACAGCGCCTGCGCGGAGACGGAGTCATGGCCCCAGGCGACGGGCGGCTGGAACTGACGGCCCTCCACGAACACGCTCAGGCTGTCGGAGGCCAGCTGGGACAGGCCCTGGTGGCCCTCGTCCGAGTGGTGGCCCTCCGAGTCGTAGCGGATGCTGTAGCTGCCCGTCTTCGCGAAGTCGTAGATGGTGGCCAGGTCCACCGTGTAGGAGACGCTCTCGCCCGCCGCCAGGCGCAGGAAGTCCGTCGTCGCCGGCGTGGCCCACTTGTAGTGACGGCCGTTGTACTCCGCCTTCTGCCCGTCCACCGTCACCTGGAACAGGTCCTCCTTGATGCCGTCCGTCGGCGTGTGCCACTTGAGCACCCGCACCGTGTCCCGCGACACGTTCGTGAGCGTCACCTGCACGCTGACGCCCTCGCGCGCCGCGTAGGACTGGCTCGGCACCGACAGCTTCACCGCCACATCACCCGCGACCGCGTCGCGCGCGCTCTCGCCCTCGGTGGGGATTTCTCCCGCACGCTCGTCCGGCGCACCACACGCGCCCAGCAGCGACACGCTGACAACGGCACCCATCCACCAATTGAGGCGACCACCTGAGCTGAGGCTCATGTCGGGGACTTCCTTTCGGGGATTGCTTTGGGGAGTGACTTCGCGGAGCGCGCGGCGGTCCTCATTCAGAGAATGCGGCCCTGTCGCGCTATTCAGCTTATAGCTCCGTTCACTCCACCCCGTCCAGGCCCGACATGTCGGAGGGGCTACGGGCGCGCGTAGGCGACGAGCAGCGCCACCATGCCGACGGCGTAGCCGAGCACGACGGGGCCGAGCGCGAAGAGGACGGCGTCATAGAGGCTTTCAGTCTGGGTGTTCATGGCGTGTGTTCCTTGCGTGGTGCCGCGCGTCCATCGCGTGGCATCCGGACACATGAGCAAGGCGTGGGCCATGTCCTTCCCGGGCGCGAAACCCCATGCACTTCGCGAGGTTGCCGAAGGCGTGGGGTGGGAGCGCGCCGCGGGGCTCGCGCAAGGTGTTCGCCCGTGGGACGCGCGCGTGCGGCCGCGGTATCGGCCCTGGCGCGCGCGTGCACCGGTTGCGTCGCTCCTCAGGGAGCAGCGGCGCTCTTGGGGGCGAGCGAGCGGACGAGCTCCAGCGCGCGGCGCACATGCTCGCCCACGCGAATCTGGGATTCGAAGCTGTCCTGGACGATGCCTTGCCGGTCCACCACGAAGGTGACGCGGCCGGGCAGCATGCCGAGGAACGACGTGCCCACGCCGAACGCCTCGCGCGCCGTGCCCTGCGCGTCGCTCAACAGCAAGAAGGGCAGGCGGTGCTTGGCGGCGAAGCCCTGGTGGGACGCCACCGAGTCTGCGCTGATGCCCACCACCTCCGCGCCCGCCGCGACGAAGTCCTCGTACTGGTCCCTCAACCCGCAGGCCTGCACCGTACAACCCGGTGAGTCGTCGCGCGGGTAGAAGTAGACGACGAGCACTTTCTGTCCCACCAGGTCCTTCAGGCGCACCGGCTGATTGCCCGGGCCCGTCAGTGTCACGTCCGGCAGCACATCGCCCTGCTTCAGCAGCTTGTTCTTCGCCACGCTTGGCTCCTCCCGCACGCACGCGGTGCTACAGGGGCGTGCCGTCGACGCGGCAGTCAACCATGCCCCCGAGGGTGGGGCGAGCTTGCGGACGAGCGTCAACAAGCGCGCGGGGTGCACAGCCTGCCCCCTCGCTTTCCGAGAGAGCGCGCGGGCGCGGTGTCACGCGCAACCACGCCGCACGCATCCGCGATACTTCCACCGCATCTGAATCCGCGTGGGGCAGCAGGTGTTGCTCCCACGTCCGGCAGGCGACAGCCCTGCGCGCGGCCGGACCCGAAATTTCGGGCACGGGAAGCAATGGCGTCTTACCTTTCGAGACAAGACGTGAGAGCTTAGCTACGGGTACAGGGCGGAAACTTTCGCCGAGGTTGCGCAAGATGCCGTTCAGGCGTAGGACGCAGCCTCGGGGGGTTGGTCAGGAGTGAACATGGTCGGCCTCGTCGTCGCATCGCACGGGCGTTTGGCGGAGGAGCTGGTCTCCACCGCGGAACAGATCGTGGGGAAGCTCCCCGCGGTGGCAACCTGCAACATCGAGCCGGGGACTCCCGTCGAGGACCTCCGCGCGAAGATGAAGCAGGCGGTGTCGCGCGTGGACACGGGTGATGGCGTCATCATCCTCGCGGACCTGTTCGGAGGTACGCCCTGTAAGGAGTCGCTGATGATGTGTCAGCGCATGAACCTGGAGGTCCTGGCGGGCGTCAACCTGCCCATGCTCCTCAAGGCCAACTCGCTTCGCTCCGAGCAGATGACCCTCCCGGAGATGGCCAACCAGCTCGCGTCCTATGGTCAGCGCAACATCACCTGTGCATCCGCCCTGCTTCGCGAGGCTCAGCAGCAGCCGCGAACTTGACCAAGTGGCGCGGGTCGGCGATTCGAGACGGCTGTGATCACCCTGGTCCGCGTCGACAACCGCCTCATCCACGGCCAGGTCGTCGAGGCCTGGCTGCCGCACCTCAAGGTCTCCCGCGTCGTCGTCGCGGATGACGAGGCTGCCTCCAGCCCGCTCATCCGCGCCGCCATGGCGCTCGCGGTGCAGAGCGCCATCGAGGTGCAGATCCTCCCGCTGTCCCAGGTGGACTTCGCCGCCCTCTCCAAGGACGGGGTGCGCACGCTGGTGCTGTTGCGCGACGTGGCCTCGGTGCCCTTCGCGTACGCGCACGGGCTGAACCTGGGCGAGCTCAACCTGGGCAACGTGCACTTCGGCACGGGGCGCCGGCAGGTGTCCCCGTCGGTGTTCCTGGCGGAGGCGGAGCTGCGCACGCTGCAGCAACTGGCCGAGCAGGGCGTGCGCGTGGAGGCCCGCGCCGTCCCCGCGGAGAAGCCCGTGGAGCTACCGGACCTCTCCGAGCGGTGGGTGAAGGCCGGGTGAACACGTGAGCGTCCTCTGGACCCAGGTGGCGCTCGCGGGGTTGTGGGGCGGACTGGTGGCCGTGGAGCGCAAGGCGTTCCTGCAGGCCATGCTGTCGCGCCCGTTGGTGGCCTCCGCCGTGATGGGGCTCTTGCTCAACGACGTGCCCTCGGGTCTGGGCGTGGGGCTCCTCCTGGAGCTGTTCTTCCTGGGCACCGCCAACCTGGGCGCGTCCCTGCCGGAGAACGACACGCTGGCGGCCACCGCCACCAGCGCGGCGGCGTGCACGATGACGCTGGCCTCGGGCGCGGGCTCCACGCCGGCCATCTGGTCCCTGGCGGTGCTGCTCTTCATCGGCATGGGCCGGGTGGGGCGGCGCGCGGACCGGCTGCTGGAGGGCTACTCGGCCCGGCTGGCGCGCGTGGCGCTCGCCTCCGCGGAGACCGGCAACCTCACGCGCGCCATGCGGCAGAACCTGTGGGGCATGTGGCCGCACTTCGTGGTGTACGGCGTGCTGACGTCGTTGTGCGCGCTCGCGGGCTTCTTCGTGGAGCCGGTGCTCCAGTCGCTGCCGTCCATGCTGGTGCGGGGGCTGGCGTGGGCCTGGCCGGCCATGGCGTCGGTGGCGGCGGCCATCGCGGCGCAGGGCAGCCACGCGAAGAAGGCGCCCCTCTACGCGGCCCTGGGCGCCGCGGCGGTGACGGTGGCCGTGGTGCTCTACGTGCTCCAGGGGCATGACGCGTGAGCGCTCCGGACACCACGCTCCCCTGGGGGGTGCTCCTGCGCGTCTTCATGCGCTCGCTCTTCCTGCAGGCCTCGTGGAACCCCAAGGGCATGCAGAACCTGGGGCTGGCCTACGCGGTGTTCCCCGCGCTGGAGCGGCTGTACGCGGCGGGCTCCGCGCGCGAGGAGGCGGTGCGCCGGCACCTGGTCTTCTTCAACACGCACCCCTATGTCGCCGCGGCGATTGTCGGCGGCGTCGTCTTCCATGAGGAGCGCATCTGCCGGGGGGAGGAGACCCCGGACAAGGTGGTGGCCTTCAAGGCGGCGCTGATGGGGCCGCTGGCGGCGCTGGGGGACGGGTTCTTCTGGCTGTCGCTCAAGCCCGCGGCGGGCGCGGTGGGGGCGGCGCTGGTGCCGCTCCTGGGCCTGTGGGCGGTGCCCGTCTTCCTGGTGCTCTACAACCTGGTGCACCTGCTGCTCCGGGTGAGGTTGTATTGGCTGGGGCTCACCCTGGGGGACCGGCTGGTGGAGGCGGTGGCGAAGGCCAACCTGCCGGCCCGGGGGGCGCGGCTGCGGACGGTGGCGGCGTTGTGCGCCGGAGGGCTGGCGGCGTGGCTGGCCGTGTCCTTCGGGGCCAATGCCGGTGGGGCGTACGCGCCCTTCCTGGCGGCCGGGTGTCTGGCCCTGGGGGTTGCATCCTACGTGCTGGTCAGCCGTCGGGTGCCCAACTACGTGGTGCTCTACCTCGCGGCGACGCTGGCCTGCGCGGCGGGTGCC
It encodes the following:
- a CDS encoding TonB-dependent receptor plug domain-containing protein; translated protein: MVRRHRLRPSLLSLLLCASPALAQWEEPAPTPEPTPEARAQEELPLDGESDVHSQVASFAITRLRDSPAVVTSLTAEEIRDSGARDLMDVLLQVPGFFFGVDTQGTVGPGFRGLWGYEGKVLLVVDGKELNEQLYSTMQLGNELPVELIERIEVVRGPGSVIYGGNAELAVINVITRGVQGSSDLMVSGTYGQLESVNGRRSLTLSGRKVFESAPGLSVFASASLGQGQRSDGRFEDFFGNTAQMGGNTKLDPTTVQAGVGYRDLQLSVLYQRFSTSAIVAFDEVLDAPAPTDFESFHAELSNRFRPSERVEIIPRFNLTLAEPFRDTDQGSEFYYEKRVMRLRGRTMARWAALDYLQLTGGVDVASDQGRLEGPADVGLQTAFGADGATSVSYLNVAGFVEAFSENPIATVVAGARYENHSDFGSSFVPRLVLLRAFGPFSGKALFSRAFRAPGIENISLGADVKPERTTVYELEGTLRLGEGHALSANAFDVGVSDPIIYSYDAVANEEAYRNLGRLGSRGVELDYHVKGSWGRVALSYSFYAPSGRNDVADYQVPGHSNAFTGMPTHKASLSGSLKVKPWLSVNPTAVLVGRRYAVDVPDDQGRSAVEELPTQLLLNLYVRARDVLTPGLEVGAGVYNILGTNFRIAQPYNGGHAPLPVFSREFLVRLSYLFDPALSEP
- a CDS encoding PEGA domain-containing protein; amino-acid sequence: MKQKTWIAVIVVGTLAINAMAYVVVRKRRASDVPPPPPVSGTTTPTPPVAAPAPPSEDANEGLSRARRAAGLAALEDRDYDIAVREFTEALSLRRTPGGDLVELLRIATDLQSRERDRGRVEPTKPAREPTVTRTPPRAKPTRTNPSRATPHAKEEPPEVLEEPRNGLLLVTSTPPGLVVQVDGKAVDMTPARLPLRPGTYRVALAQGERRLMEETVVLEEDGVHSLNRDVSEQLAPPAPTRPVASTTPAAPPPPPEAPPTTAAAAPVAVKAEATGRGELDITSPSLYGEVWVNNRPYGFPPLVAQNLPAGPARVEVRVNGEVKRRMSVEVEAGRRVAVRVR
- a CDS encoding serine/threonine-protein kinase; translation: MPVPAPVEEVFFGKYRILQRLAAGGMAHIFLASIDGPDGFSKPCVIKRVLPEYANLEAFSRMFADEAKVAALLTHPNIVQVFDFGKIDGQYYLAMEWIQGQSLDRVLRHSWKSAFPLGQRVAVDVGIAVADALAYAHSKTLPDGTPLKLVHRDVTPGNVLVSRDGIVKLADFGIVKSAVNVERTSVGVVKGKYAYMSPEQITNRELDHRSDLFSLGIVLYEASTGKRLFKRETVEQTIVAATQVQVTRPSQVSPGFAPELERIILRLLEKEPDARYQSARELAMDLERFRASQNWTSGGRELAALVTSLFPADRPGNTGAALAAFSGASGSGMSSGHMSPLDDLPGVRPGPPVEERTSATVHSPPPGPLPVSEPPFPWPVVLTVGAAVCASALFWYFVA
- a CDS encoding imm11 family protein — translated: MFRRLTQALRLLARRIPGPASPEGTPRVGAAPSEETPDRPRRASAARRAPPRAAHAARYFDLHDDFRNPARRELSDPVSVDGRKMDSVWFFTAGAPVRQRGRLKLTVQPPGRPLDFSLAGAGLTPVVHATVASVFRELAPDDVQLLPVEVEGEREPYFILVATRLMRCIDERGCAEVAHYTAQDAPPERVGHYRTVRGLRIDPEKTGGARVLRTWGWPVSLIVSEGIKQALEHAGVSGARFAEVTKPPPARRKPRRKSRRKPRGE
- a CDS encoding metallophosphoesterase family protein, with protein sequence MHIAVISDLHLGRRDAADHFGHEDTAFLRFLRGLEGDFERIVLLGDIFETLTSKTPGRQAAELAAARAAHPELVQRFSQPQYHYIHGNHDLVAGTVLGAPEQLVLEADGVRMLFTHGHHHDWVIRKARWLSEAAVWTGAWLRRMRLHAMFRMFQALDVRLTHAASDPERCTFQRWALARAHEQEADVVVTGHTHLGMKVEHGSRLFLNSGTCSEGQFSFLSLDTRAGRYAHHTSW